In one Brassica oleracea var. oleracea cultivar TO1000 chromosome C9, BOL, whole genome shotgun sequence genomic region, the following are encoded:
- the LOC106317148 gene encoding transcription factor MYB12 — translation MGRIPCCEKENVKRGQWTPEEDNKLASYVAQHGTRNWRLIPKNAGLQRCGKSCRLRWTNYLRPDLKHGQFSEAEEHIIVKFHSVLGNRWSLIAAQLPGRTDNDVKNYWNTKLKKKLSGMGIDPVTHKPFSHLMAEITTTLNPPQVSHLAEAALGCFKDEMLHLLTKKRVDLNQINFSNPNPNNFNRTVDNEAGKMKMDGLENGNGIMKLWDMGNGFSYGSSSSSFGNEDKNDGSASPAVAVWRGQGGIRTAVAETAAAEEEERRKLKGEVVDQEENGSQGGRGDGMLMMRSQHDQHQHHVFNVDNVLWDLQADDLINHVV, via the exons ATGGGTAGGATTCCATGCTGTGAAAAGGAGAATGTGAAGAGAGGACAATGGACTCCTGAGGAAGACAACAAACTGGCTTCTTACGTTGCTCAACATGGTACTCGTAACTGGCGTCTCATTCCTAAAAACGCTG GATTGCAGAGATGTGGAAAGAGTTGTAGACTACGGTGGACAAACTATTTGCGTCCTGACCTGAAACATGGTCAATTTTCTGAGGCTGAAGAACATATCATCGTCAAGTTTCACTCTGTTCTTGGTAACCG GTGGTCGTTGATTGCGGCCCAGCTTCCTGGTCGAACAGACAACGATGTGAAAAATTATTGGAACACAAAGCTGAAGAAGAAGTTGTCGGGAATGGGAATAGATCCCGTGACCCACAAGCCTTTCTCGCATCTAATGGCAGAGATAACCACTACACTCAATCCTCCTCAAGTCTCACACCTCGCTGAAGCTGCCCTCGGATGTTTCAAGGACGAGATGCTTCACTTGCTCACCAAGAAACGTGTTGACCTAAACCAAATCAACTTCTCCAACCCTAACCCTAACAACTTTAACCGAACCGTTGATAACGAAGCTGGTAAGATGAAAATGGATGGTTTGGAGAATGGTAATGGGATAATGAAGCTATGGGACATGGGGAATGGATTCTCCTATGGATCTTCTTCGTCATCGTTTGGAAATGAAGACAAAAATGATGGATCTGCGTCTCCTGCGGTTGCGGTGTGGAGGGGTCAGGGTGGAATACGTACAGCGGTGGCTGAAACTGCGGCAGCGGAGGAGGAAGAGAGGAGGAAATTGAAGGGAGAAGTGGTGGACCAAGAGGAGAATGGATCTCAAGGAGGAAGAGGAGATGGAATGTTGATGATGAGGAGCCAGCATGATCAACATCAACATCATGTGTTTAATGTGGACAATGTCTTGTGGGATTTACAAGCTGATGATCTCATTAATCATGTGGTTTGA
- the LOC106313573 gene encoding uncharacterized protein LOC106313573, with product MAGTKDSHIVEIPVDEEHKEKQQQQKQLVTVPTPGILKVIQQHPLSEISESPGHLLLLKLWQREEDLFCRRVLRKESRLESIKREIFQLCCFFLVFHGFFFTILYSSSCSDDDDVTNAVCKKWWIPSAVSLATSLVLVFLVQAKLFLFWKVSRGVHRERNDNRTLTRCVLELRMKGSSFDLSKEPMSGKRMKSSSVEIKWKPVTWFSQYLITIVLLCFAGLFFPVSKFILCGF from the coding sequence ATGGCTGGAACTAAAGATTCTCACATAGTCGAGATTCCTGTAGACGAAGAGCACAAAGAGAAGCAACAGCAACAAAAACAGTTGGTTACGGTCCCAACACCGGGAATACTCAAAGTGATTCAACAGCATCCGTTGTCTGAGATCTCAGAGTCTCCAGGCCATCTCTTGCTTCTAAAGCTATGGCAAAGAGAAGAAGATCTCTTCTGCCGCCGCGTCCTCCGCAAAGAATCAAGGCTCGAGTCGATCAAAAGAGAGATCTTTCAGCTCTGCTGCTTCTTCCTCGTATTCCACGGCTTCTTCTTCACCATCCTCTACTCTTCTTCCTGCTCTGACGATGATGACGTGACCAATGCTGTCTGCAAGAAGTGGTGGATACCTTCTGCGGTGTCGCTAGCCACCTCGCTGGTTCTGGTGTTTCTGGTTCAGGCTAAGCTGTTCTTGTTCTGGAAAGTTTCGAGAGGAGTTCATAGGGAGAGGAACGATAACAGGACGCTTACGCGGTGTGTGTTGGAGCTGAGGATGAAAGGGTCGAGCTTTGACCTGTCGAAGGAGCCGATGAGTGGGAAGAGGATGAAGAGCTCGAGCGTTGAGATCAAGTGGAAACCTGTTACTTGGTTCTCTCAGTATTTGATCACCATTGTTCTTCTTTGCTTTGCAGGGTTGTTCTTCCCCGTCTCTAAGTTCATCCTCTGCGGATTTTGA
- the LOC106313572 gene encoding THO complex subunit 3, producing MEETIPFKNLHSREYQGHKKKVHSVAWNSNGTKLASGSVDQTARVWTIEPHGHSKVKDLELKGHTDSVDQLCWDPKHSDLVATASGDKSVRLWDARSGKCTQQAELSGENINITYRPDGTHIAVGNRDDELTILDVRKFNKSLYKRKFSYEVNEIAWNMSGDLFFLTTGLGTVEVLSYPLEKMQNDLKPVDTLTAHTAGCYCIAIDPKGRYFAVGSADSLVSLWDMSDMLCLRTFTKLDSPVRTISFNHSGEYIASASEDLFIDIANVQTGRTLHQIPCRAAMNSVEWNPKYNLLAYAGDDKSAKYYGDEGVFRIFGFDSS from the exons ATGGAGGAGACTATTCCTTTCAAGAATCTTCATAGCAGAGAGTATCAAGGTCACAAGAAGAAG GTACATTCGGTAGCTTGGAACTCTAATGGTACAAAGCTTGCCTCTGGTTCTGTTGACCAAACCGCTCGTGTTTGGACCATCGAACCTCACGGTCAT AGTAAGGTTAAGGACCTTGAGCTAAAGGGACATACTGATAGTGTGGATCAGCTATGCTGGGACCCAAAACATTCAGATCTCGTTGCTACTGCCTCTGGCGATAAGAGCGTTCGTCTCTGGGATGCTCGCA GTGGAAAATGTACACAGCAGGCAGAGCTTAGTGGGGAGAATATAAACATCACCTACAGACCTGACGGGACACATATAGCTGTTGGTAATAGG GACGATGAGCTTACCATTCTGGATGTCCGTAAGTTTAATAAATCCCTATACAAGCGCAAATTCTCATATGAG GTAAATGAGATTGCTTGGAACATGTCAGGAGATCTGTTCTTCTTGACTACTGGTCTTG GCACTGTTGAAGTTCTCTCATATCCACTTGAGAAAATGCAAAATGATCTTAAACCAGTTGACACTCTCACTGCCCACACAGCCGGGTGCTACTGCATTGCAATTGATCCTAAAGGAAG ATACTTTGCTGTTGGGAGTGCTGATTCTTTAGTCAGCCTTTGGGATATGTCAGACATGCTTTGTTTGAGAACATTTACAAAACTTGA CTCGCCCGTCAGAACAATAAGCTTCAACCATTCAGGAGAATACATTGCTTCAGCTAGTGAGGATCTATTTATAGATATT GCAAACGTCCAAACTGGGCGGACGCTGCATCAAATTCCATGTAGAGCTGCCATGAACAGCGTGGAGTGGAATCCAAAATACAACTTACTTGCATATGCAGGTGATGACAAGAGTGCCAAGTATTATGGTGATGAAG GTGTTTTCCGAATATTTGGTTTTGATAGCTCTTAG